One window from the genome of Bacillus mesophilus encodes:
- the yunB gene encoding sporulation protein YunB, whose amino-acid sequence MAKFRGINPPRKGKGPLPFRYVFLLTFVMFMFSTAFGVLILNKGIEPALREYARVETEEIATLAINKAVNQKVVEGIDVEKLWITKENGSGDITMVSENTAMVNRITSETTNLVQQNLELAEQGKLKELGILSDIEILENEEALANGIIREIPVGIATGVAILGNLGPKIPVKFATVGSTSTNIIHEEEEVGINNVLIKVSLEIIVNVQVIVPFATDVHQLKNVIPIGRVMLPGDVPDFWNGGDGVDPSIDISN is encoded by the coding sequence TTGGCAAAGTTTCGTGGAATTAACCCACCGCGAAAAGGAAAAGGTCCACTACCTTTTCGTTATGTTTTCTTACTTACATTTGTCATGTTCATGTTTTCAACTGCATTTGGTGTCTTAATCTTAAACAAAGGGATAGAGCCTGCATTAAGAGAATATGCAAGAGTTGAAACGGAAGAAATTGCTACACTTGCTATTAATAAAGCAGTCAATCAAAAAGTAGTCGAAGGAATAGATGTAGAGAAACTTTGGATTACAAAAGAAAATGGAAGTGGAGATATAACTATGGTTAGTGAGAATACCGCCATGGTTAACAGAATTACTTCTGAAACAACTAATCTTGTTCAGCAAAACTTAGAGCTTGCCGAACAGGGGAAGTTAAAGGAACTTGGTATCTTATCAGATATTGAAATTTTAGAAAATGAGGAAGCCCTCGCTAATGGAATAATCCGCGAAATCCCAGTGGGTATTGCAACTGGTGTGGCTATTTTAGGTAACCTAGGGCCCAAGATTCCTGTTAAGTTCGCAACAGTAGGGTCAACTAGTACAAATATTATTCATGAAGAAGAAGAAGTTGGAATTAATAATGTTCTAATAAAGGTATCTCTAGAGATTATCGTAAATGTTCAAGTCATTGTTCCATTCGCTACGGATGTACATCAATTAAAAAATGTTATTCCGATTGGCAGAGTCATGCTCCCTGGAGATGTACCAGACTTTTGGAATGGCGGTGATGGAGTTGATCCATCGATTGATATCTCAAATTAA